In Canis aureus isolate CA01 chromosome 12, VMU_Caureus_v.1.0, whole genome shotgun sequence, a genomic segment contains:
- the ADI1 gene encoding acireductone dioxygenase isoform X1, with amino-acid sequence MPSRAPGWLAGPGACRACSIAASGDVGDQHAVRMLSAGPGSGRWGCAGGRGAPARGALVVESPGGRRREALGTPRDPRAGRRPPPQRQLDADKHENDPELEKIRKERNYSWMDIITISKDKLPNYEEKLRMFYEEHLHVDEEIRYILDGSGYFDVRDKDEKWIRIFMEKGDMITLPAGIYHRFTLDEKNYVKAMRLFVGQPVWTAYNRPADHLEARGQYVRFLAQTA; translated from the exons ATGCCCAGTAGGGCGCCCGGGTGGTTGGCGGGGCCCGGAGCGTGCCGCGCATGCTCAATCGCAGCGTCGGGAGATGTGGGCGACCAGCACGCCGTGCGCATGCTCAGTGCGGGGCCGGGGTCCGGCCGGTGGGGGTGcgcggggggccgcggggcgccTGCGCGGGGCGCGCTGGTAGTGGAGTCCCCGGGGGGGCGCAGGCGGGAGGCCTTGGGGACCCCCCGCGACCCCCGTGCGGGGCGCAGGCCTCCTCCGCAGCGGCAG TTGGATGCTGACAAACATGAGAATGATCCAGAATTAGAAAAGATCCGGAAAGAGAGAAACTACTCCTGGATGGACATAATAACCATAAGCAAGGATAAACTACCAAATTATGAAGAAAAG CTCAGGATGTTCTACGAGGAGCACCTGCACGTGGATGAGGAGATCCGCTACATCTTGGACGGCAGCGGGTACTTCGATGTGCGAGACAAAGACGAGAAGTGGATCCGCATTTTCATGGAAAAGGGAGACATGATCACTCTCCCTGCAGGGATTTATCACCGCTTCACGCTGGACGAAAAG AACTACGTGAAGGCCATGCGGCTGTTCGTGGGGCAACCCGTGTGGACGGCGTACAACCGGCCCGCCGACCACCTGGAGGCCCGGGGCCAGTACGTGCGGTTCCTGGCGCAGACCGCCTAG
- the ADI1 gene encoding acireductone dioxygenase isoform X2 has translation MVQAWYMDESADDPRRPHRAEPSRPVGLEQLRRLGVLYWKLDADKHENDPELEKIRKERNYSWMDIITISKDKLPNYEEKLRMFYEEHLHVDEEIRYILDGSGYFDVRDKDEKWIRIFMEKGDMITLPAGIYHRFTLDEKNYVKAMRLFVGQPVWTAYNRPADHLEARGQYVRFLAQTA, from the exons ATGGTGCAGGCCTGGTACATGGACGAGTCAGCCGACGACCCGAGGCGGCCCCACCGCGCAGAGCCCAGCCGCCCGGTCGGCCTGGAGCAGCTGCGCCGGCTTGGGGTTCTTTACTGGAAG TTGGATGCTGACAAACATGAGAATGATCCAGAATTAGAAAAGATCCGGAAAGAGAGAAACTACTCCTGGATGGACATAATAACCATAAGCAAGGATAAACTACCAAATTATGAAGAAAAG CTCAGGATGTTCTACGAGGAGCACCTGCACGTGGATGAGGAGATCCGCTACATCTTGGACGGCAGCGGGTACTTCGATGTGCGAGACAAAGACGAGAAGTGGATCCGCATTTTCATGGAAAAGGGAGACATGATCACTCTCCCTGCAGGGATTTATCACCGCTTCACGCTGGACGAAAAG AACTACGTGAAGGCCATGCGGCTGTTCGTGGGGCAACCCGTGTGGACGGCGTACAACCGGCCCGCCGACCACCTGGAGGCCCGGGGCCAGTACGTGCGGTTCCTGGCGCAGACCGCCTAG